The Fibrobacter sp. UWB5 genomic sequence CGCAATGTTTTCCGTGATATGCATATATGGATACGAATCTCTATCATACTCATCTTTTTCTGAATCTAAAGTCCAAAAAAACGCACCACCACCACAATACATTTGATAATGCTTGTCGTAATAACCTTCAGGAAGAGCTCCAAATCCGTTTTCAATTTCTTCCGTCACGTACGGGGATAAGCCTCCAATCCATTCTTTAATTCTCTTTAAGGAATCTGCATTTCCTTTTGTTTCTGCAAGTAATTCTTCAAAATCTCTTTTGTGAGGAATCCTCCAACCCTCAGGAGCAACGCCCATTAATGCCGCTCTACTGTAGAAAAGTCCCTTGTCCGAGATATGGGTTTGCAATAGTGGATCATCGTTTCTATATCTATAAGCTCCATCTGTTTCGAATCGAAGATTTTCTGCCATCCAAACCTGATTTCCTATTTTTATCGTTTGATAGCGAGTTCCATCTCTTTTATCAACTAAAAATCCCAAATTTGATTTATATGCAGGTTCTTTTGGCTTTTCGTTATAAAACTGATTACGGTCTTGAACCGCTAAGTTGGCTATTGGATTGTTGGCGCAAAGAATATAATCACTTAGATATTTCTCCTCCCAAGAATCATCATTTCCGCGGCTTTCCTCATATTCGTTCATTCCCCTTTCTAAACTATCTGGATCACTATCTGATTCAATTTCAGAAATGGATGAATTTTCAGCTGCGTCGTAAACACGCGAATCATGCAGGGCTGGCGGACACGGAGACTCGTCTTCTTCCGCCTTTTCTATTTTAGGTTCATCATCTTTAGGCGTATTCTCTTTAGGTGTGGTAGGTTCGTTGTCTTCGTCCTTATGAAGTATTTTTTCTAGTTCTTTTTTAAGAATGACTTTGCGTTTCTCAAAGAATTCACCAAAATTTGTCAGGTCCAAATCGGTGTCGGGAATTAGATGATCAATTTTGTAACTTTCGCCTTGTCTAGATACATATTCTTTTAATGAAAGGTCGCTTTTAACCTTGTTTTCAGTAGAATTCAACATAGATAAATTTGGCATTGTATTGCACAAACGTTTCCATTTTTCCCATGTGTCATAGTGTATATTGTCTGGAGCCATCCCAGAAAAACGAACACGGGCATGAAGATGGTCAACATCAAAAGTAACTTCAGGATTAAATGCAATTTCATTATCTAAGCGCTCCGAACTGATTAACTGAAGGGCCCTTTCACAAACCGTATCGCCTTTTTGCAAATTAAGAATATTTTCTATTTTCTCTTCGGTTACCCTTAAATCAGGATTGCTATCCAATATTTGCATCGTCAACCTAGGGTAGCCGTTATAACGCGACTTATTCATTTCGTTTTTTAATTTAGCCAATTTATTCGTAGTCGCATTGCTATAGTATTTGAATAGAATTGCTCGGCTTATATAGGCTTCGACCGCATCTTTACACAATAGGTAATCGCTGGAATATGCAAAGTCATCACCGTTCTTTTCAGGAAGAATATGGTTGTAGACAAGGTAAACTATAGGGATCAATATGTTCCAGCGGTTTCGAAAGTCCTCTATATGAAGACGCCTTATTGAATATACAAATTCTTGCGTTTTTAAGAGAGCGCTCTTTATTTTCTCCCAATTAATGTGCATTTGATATACCAAATCACGGTGGATATTGGCATTAACATCTTTTTCATAAAGAATTACTGATAATCGTATAAAAAAATCTAATGGGAAATCCTTGTATTCTTTAAATTTCTCTTGATGAAGTTTTCCTTTACGTTTTTTGTAGTCAAATACTTGACACAAAGATTCGTGAGGTTTCTTCCAAAATGCACCAATAATAGCTTCTCCAATTTCGCTTTTCGTTAGTTTTGTTCCGCCATTGTTGAACCTCACAAACATGTCCAAAGCGTCGTTTTCTGTGCCAGTAATTTGTTGATATTGGATAATCTTTTTATCGTATATTTTTTCGCACAACTTTGCCAAGATTTTTCTTGCGTATTCACGACTTGCTTCAGGGACACTTTTTAGAACTTTGTCAATTTCGTCATTCCTTGTTTCCTGAGAATAGAACTTAGTGCTTATGATTCTTTTTATATTGAACAATGTGGGAGATTGATAACATTCTTCATAAAAACCAATATCAAACTTTGTTTGGACGTCGTCATCAGCGTTTTGCTCTTTCACGGCGCCTTTGTCCAATTGGATACATAAATCTACTGGTTCCCCAGCAAATTTTGTTTTTCTTCCTTTTATCAGATTGACTTGTCCAAAAAGGGTTATATATAGTGAGGTCAATCGTTGCTGCCCATCGAGTACGGCGCTATCCAATTTTTCATTTTCTGACCATTTAATTTCTTCTCCATCGTTATCGTGTTCCGATACATTTTTATTGCTACGAAATAATGCGTTCTTTATAAATTGGAAAAAAACGGTATCTTTAGCGATATTCTCTTGTCCTTGTTCAATTTTCCAAAATAAAAATGTCGATATAGGATAGTCCGACAATATCGAATCCCACAAACACGAAACCTGATCTACCGACCAAACATAACTTCTTTGAAATGCAGGAATAACAAAGCCGTTGCATTGTATTTTTTTCATAGCTTCATAGATAGATGTCTCGCCATGAATAATCATGTAAATCTCCTTTCTTGTTTGACAAACAGGTCTGTTTTTTTCCGTTATGAGCCCGCTTTCAAGATTATGTGTTTAAAATATAGTTCCGAGGTAGAGCTCTTGTCAAAGAAAGTGTACTTGCGATGGATGTTATGCCTGTTAGTAAATTCTTTTGCGAATTAAAGATCTATACCGATTTCTGAAGTCGCTGCGCTCAGTCCACATTCTCGAAATCTTCTTTTTCTGCTCCGCAGTGGGGGCAAATCCAATCATCGGGTAAGTCCTGGAACGGTGTTCCTGGCAGGGCGTCTTCGCCGGCTTCAGGATCCCCGTATTCGGGGTCGTAAATGTAGTTGCAGATGTCGCATTGGTATCTGTCGTATTCGTTCATGGTGAATCTCCTTGATGTATTCCTAGATTTATCGCCTTTGAAGGCGATATTTGTCAATTTTTTTATAAAATTTTTAAAGATTGTTGACAAATAGAATTGTAATTGCGATATTCATAGTATGAAACTACACCTGAAGTTTGCCCTGAATTTGGAAAATCTTGCTGATGAAATGATCGACGAGATTTTGAAGCATTGGCGTGATCCGTTTAATGCTCCTATTGTCATTTTCCCGGACCCCAAATTGGAACAGTGGTTCCGTTTGCGTTGGGTGCAAAAGAAGGGCGTGCTTGCGAATCTGAACAAGAGTACGATTGACCGGTTCCTTGTTGATATTCTGGTTGGGAAAAATCCCAAATTCAAGAAGCTTTCGTCTGACATGCTCGCCAACGTTATTATTGCATACCTGCAGCAAAAAACAGACGGAACGTTTA encodes the following:
- a CDS encoding FISUMP domain-containing protein, with the translated sequence MIIHGETSIYEAMKKIQCNGFVIPAFQRSYVWSVDQVSCLWDSILSDYPISTFLFWKIEQGQENIAKDTVFFQFIKNALFRSNKNVSEHDNDGEEIKWSENEKLDSAVLDGQQRLTSLYITLFGQVNLIKGRKTKFAGEPVDLCIQLDKGAVKEQNADDDVQTKFDIGFYEECYQSPTLFNIKRIISTKFYSQETRNDEIDKVLKSVPEASREYARKILAKLCEKIYDKKIIQYQQITGTENDALDMFVRFNNGGTKLTKSEIGEAIIGAFWKKPHESLCQVFDYKKRKGKLHQEKFKEYKDFPLDFFIRLSVILYEKDVNANIHRDLVYQMHINWEKIKSALLKTQEFVYSIRRLHIEDFRNRWNILIPIVYLVYNHILPEKNGDDFAYSSDYLLCKDAVEAYISRAILFKYYSNATTNKLAKLKNEMNKSRYNGYPRLTMQILDSNPDLRVTEEKIENILNLQKGDTVCERALQLISSERLDNEIAFNPEVTFDVDHLHARVRFSGMAPDNIHYDTWEKWKRLCNTMPNLSMLNSTENKVKSDLSLKEYVSRQGESYKIDHLIPDTDLDLTNFGEFFEKRKVILKKELEKILHKDEDNEPTTPKENTPKDDEPKIEKAEEDESPCPPALHDSRVYDAAENSSISEIESDSDPDSLERGMNEYEESRGNDDSWEEKYLSDYILCANNPIANLAVQDRNQFYNEKPKEPAYKSNLGFLVDKRDGTRYQTIKIGNQVWMAENLRFETDGAYRYRNDDPLLQTHISDKGLFYSRAALMGVAPEGWRIPHKRDFEELLAETKGNADSLKRIKEWIGGLSPYVTEEIENGFGALPEGYYDKHYQMYCGGGAFFWTLDSEKDEYDRDSYPYMHITENIAIIERRSNSERCFSVRCIKI
- a CDS encoding rubredoxin, which encodes MNEYDRYQCDICNYIYDPEYGDPEAGEDALPGTPFQDLPDDWICPHCGAEKEDFENVD